One genomic region from Reichenbachiella ulvae encodes:
- a CDS encoding serine O-acetyltransferase, which produces MKKSFFDKIHAAHNVPKALPGEEEIDRFIVRLLQFLFPELNNVRFREGDDIEIEYEEIRQLFKHLLLKTKACEKSFAISSCDLFFAQLENIYDLCIEDAEAILSGDPAAVDRKEVIRTYPGFFAIAIYRIAHVMLGLDIPYLPRIFTEYAHVRTSIDIHPKAKIGRRFCVDHGTGIVVGETCIIGSDVKVYQGVTLGALSVKKNMALTKRHPTIEDNVVIYAGATILGGKTVIGANSIIGGNVWLTESVAPNSRVYYAHESQLIKTTV; this is translated from the coding sequence ATGAAAAAATCGTTTTTTGACAAAATACATGCAGCACACAATGTACCTAAGGCACTTCCAGGTGAGGAAGAAATCGATCGGTTCATCGTACGCTTGCTTCAGTTCCTTTTTCCCGAGCTCAATAATGTGAGATTCAGAGAAGGAGATGACATTGAGATCGAATACGAAGAGATCAGGCAGCTCTTCAAACACCTGCTTTTGAAAACCAAAGCTTGCGAAAAGTCATTTGCTATCAGTAGCTGTGATCTGTTTTTCGCTCAATTAGAAAACATTTACGATCTGTGTATCGAAGATGCTGAAGCCATACTAAGTGGAGACCCTGCGGCGGTAGACAGAAAGGAAGTCATCAGAACCTATCCAGGCTTTTTCGCAATCGCGATTTATAGAATCGCGCATGTGATGCTGGGACTGGATATCCCCTACTTACCGAGGATTTTTACCGAGTATGCACACGTTCGTACCTCCATCGATATTCATCCGAAAGCCAAGATCGGTAGACGCTTTTGCGTAGATCATGGCACTGGTATCGTAGTGGGCGAAACCTGTATCATTGGTAGTGATGTCAAAGTCTACCAGGGCGTAACACTAGGTGCTTTGAGCGTCAAAAAAAACATGGCCCTCACTAAACGCCATCCAACCATAGAAGACAATGTGGTCATCTATGCAGGGGCAACAATTTTGGGAGGCAAAACCGTGATTGGTGCCAACAGTATCATAGGAGGCAATGTTTGGCTGACCGAAAGCGTAGCGCCGAACTCGCGTGTATATTACGCCCACGAATCCCAGCTCATCAAAACTACGGTTTAG
- a CDS encoding winged helix-turn-helix transcriptional regulator translates to MGIEICKDSLKAISDTMYVIGGKWKLPIVFALSFGEMRYKDIEEAVEGISPRMLSKELKELEMNKIVNRAEDPNTKYKVLYSLTDHGESLKPVFENLKEWGIFHKKKILHS, encoded by the coding sequence ATGGGAATAGAAATTTGTAAGGATAGTCTGAAGGCGATCTCAGACACGATGTACGTGATAGGTGGGAAATGGAAGTTGCCTATCGTTTTTGCCTTGAGTTTTGGCGAAATGCGTTACAAGGATATTGAAGAAGCGGTAGAGGGAATCTCTCCGCGTATGCTCTCCAAGGAGTTGAAGGAATTGGAGATGAACAAGATCGTGAATAGGGCAGAAGACCCGAATACCAAATACAAAGTGCTGTATAGCCTAACAGATCATGGGGAAAGCTTAAAACCTGTATTCGAAAATTTGAAGGAATGGGGCATCTTCCACAAAAAGAAGATACTCCACTCTTGA
- a CDS encoding GlcG/HbpS family heme-binding protein: MLTLKEAKQIAEKIMDFAEEEKLNPLAVAVLDKGGHSLCTLRHEDAGILRNDIAFGKAWGALGMGFGTRTFASMTESSQKFQSFVGSLSDMSNGKVVPTQGGVLIRNSDGDLIGAVGVSGDSSENDESAILNTLHDLNYIAQP, translated from the coding sequence ATGCTGACACTAAAAGAAGCCAAGCAAATCGCTGAAAAAATAATGGATTTTGCAGAGGAAGAAAAACTGAACCCACTGGCAGTGGCTGTACTAGACAAAGGCGGTCATAGTCTTTGTACACTGAGACATGAGGATGCAGGCATCCTTCGCAACGACATTGCCTTTGGCAAGGCTTGGGGTGCATTGGGAATGGGCTTTGGCACCCGCACTTTTGCCTCCATGACCGAGTCGTCTCAAAAGTTTCAATCCTTTGTCGGGTCACTATCCGATATGTCTAACGGCAAAGTAGTACCTACACAAGGCGGCGTTCTAATCCGGAATTCTGATGGAGACCTGATCGGCGCGGTAGGTGTCAGTGGGGACAGTTCGGAAAACGACGAATCCGCTATTCTCAACACGCTTCACGACCTTAACTATATCGCACAACCTTAA
- the cysM gene encoding cysteine synthase CysM — translation MSAQNISELIGNTPLVRVLLPEIPEHVEVYGKLEGNNPGGSVKDRPAFFMINEALKRGDITRETKLVEATSGNTGIALAMVAASFDMDITLVMPENSTQERIDTMTAYGAKVVLTDEEGTIELSRVVADEMVEKEGYVMLNQFANHDNYQAHYNTTGPEIWRDTEGKVTHFVSSMGTTGTIMGNSMYLKEQNPDIKIIGVQPQEGDNIPGIRKWSPEFLPAIYDDARVDEILYVSRDQSIEMTKRLAKEAGILAGMSSGGAMKAVIDLAKTLKEPATIVSIVCDRGDRYLSSGLFSD, via the coding sequence ATGTCTGCACAAAATATAAGTGAACTCATAGGCAATACACCTTTGGTTAGGGTGTTGCTACCAGAAATACCCGAACATGTCGAAGTGTATGGCAAGCTCGAGGGCAACAATCCAGGCGGTAGCGTCAAGGATCGTCCAGCTTTCTTCATGATCAATGAAGCCCTGAAACGAGGAGATATCACACGAGAGACCAAATTGGTAGAAGCGACCAGTGGAAACACGGGTATTGCTCTGGCCATGGTGGCCGCTTCGTTCGACATGGACATCACACTCGTGATGCCAGAAAACTCCACGCAGGAAAGGATCGATACGATGACAGCCTACGGAGCTAAAGTTGTACTGACCGACGAGGAAGGAACAATCGAGCTATCTCGTGTGGTGGCTGACGAAATGGTCGAAAAAGAAGGCTATGTCATGTTGAATCAATTTGCCAACCACGACAACTACCAGGCACACTACAATACCACCGGGCCAGAGATCTGGCGCGATACAGAAGGAAAGGTGACGCATTTCGTCTCTAGCATGGGTACCACTGGGACTATCATGGGCAACTCCATGTACCTCAAGGAACAAAATCCAGATATCAAGATCATCGGCGTGCAGCCTCAAGAGGGAGACAACATCCCGGGTATTAGAAAATGGTCGCCAGAATTTTTACCTGCCATCTATGATGATGCGCGTGTAGATGAAATATTGTATGTGAGTAGAGATCAAAGCATCGAGATGACCAAGAGACTGGCGAAGGAAGCCGGAATATTGGCAGGTATGAGCAGCGGTGGTGCAATGAAAGCGGTGATCGATCTGGCTAAAACACTCAAAGAACCTGCTACAATCGTTTCTATCGTATGTGATCGTGGCGATAGATATTTGAGCTCAGGTTTATTCTCTGACTAA
- the ygiD gene encoding 4,5-DOPA dioxygenase extradiol, producing the protein MNRQDFIKAASLGTAGLFGYKMKAFEEWNKSGQLENSPTMPVFFVGHGNPMNAIMENDITKGWREAAKGIEPKAILVVSAHWQTRGTMVTMTPEPETIHDFGGFPKALFDVQYPAPGSPEMARQVIDHMKNHTVEEDHEWGLDHGTWSVLIKMFPDADVPVFQLSLDYRMSPKEHYELAQELQFLRNKGVLIVGSGNIVHNLRKARWQDDQAYDWAKEFDVKTKELIESQNHDQLVHYEKLGSDALLSIPTSEHYLPMLYTLALRTPKDKLEFFNESILMGSMSMRSFVISNN; encoded by the coding sequence ATGAACAGACAAGATTTCATCAAAGCAGCCTCATTAGGCACAGCAGGGCTTTTTGGATATAAAATGAAAGCATTCGAAGAATGGAACAAATCCGGACAACTGGAAAACTCTCCTACCATGCCAGTTTTCTTTGTTGGGCATGGCAACCCGATGAATGCCATCATGGAAAATGACATCACCAAAGGCTGGAGAGAGGCTGCCAAGGGAATAGAACCGAAGGCCATTTTGGTGGTCTCTGCGCACTGGCAAACACGTGGCACCATGGTCACGATGACTCCCGAGCCTGAAACCATCCATGATTTCGGTGGTTTCCCAAAAGCGCTATTTGATGTGCAATATCCTGCCCCGGGGTCTCCAGAGATGGCCAGGCAAGTGATCGATCATATGAAAAATCATACGGTTGAAGAAGACCATGAATGGGGGCTGGATCATGGTACCTGGTCTGTATTGATCAAAATGTTTCCTGATGCTGACGTACCCGTATTTCAGTTGAGCCTGGATTATAGAATGAGTCCGAAGGAGCACTATGAACTGGCTCAAGAGCTTCAATTTCTGAGAAACAAAGGGGTACTAATAGTAGGGAGTGGCAACATTGTACACAATCTGCGCAAGGCCAGATGGCAAGACGATCAGGCATACGACTGGGCCAAAGAGTTTGATGTGAAAACCAAAGAACTAATCGAATCACAAAACCATGATCAACTTGTGCATTACGAAAAGCTCGGTAGCGATGCTCTACTTTCTATCCCAACCAGTGAGCACTATCTTCCTATGCTCTACACTTTAGCCTTAAGAACTCCTAAAGACAAATTGGAATTTTTCAATGAAAGCATACTCATGGGATCGATGTCCATGCGATCTTTTGTGATTTCAAACAATTAA